The proteins below are encoded in one region of Girardinichthys multiradiatus isolate DD_20200921_A chromosome 19, DD_fGirMul_XY1, whole genome shotgun sequence:
- the lrit3b gene encoding leucine-rich repeat, immunoglobulin-like domain and transmembrane domain-containing protein 3b, protein MFLLVLLHIMQSSVLTRSCPALCVCSSGMTEPRFVQCSDPGMSALPVNVPADTVKLRLEKTLISRVPRAAFYNLSELRFLWLTYNSITSVHPSSFVNLKALRELRLDGNLLAAFPWEGLRDMPRLQTLGLHNNRLSSLPAHAALFLPNITYLDLSSNKLTILPAELLDLWFPLPELQEGPVQRKILGLHDNPWLCDCQISMVTSLSMSLGSPVVLMDQLLMCSRSVGLSGLLLTQADLSRCMRPSVQPAATRVTSPLGSNVILRCDASGYPTPTLTWIKTSAYTDCCQQDLLQNSEQLPRILESFMQESPRVGVRWSIISLNGLSYKDAGEYRCQARNMAGISEAPIKLKVMGITRLSRVPKKKTQKTLSKSSPKYRKPPRTPATKSLKEKESQKTTNIPPLFQNNAQEV, encoded by the exons ATGTTCCTGCTGGTTCTCCTTCACATCATGCAGTCATCTGTGTTGACCCGTTCTTGCCCAGCTCTCTGTGTCTGCAGCAGTGGAATGACAGAGCCCAG GTTTGTTCAGTGCAGTGACCCTGGGATGTCAGCGCTTCCTGTGAACGTTCCAGCCGACACAGTCAAACTTCGTCTGGAGAAGACCTTGATCTCCAGGGTGCCCCGAGCAGCCTTCTACAACCTGTCGGAGCTGCGCTTCTTATGGTTGACCTACAACTCCATAACATCTGTCCACCCTAGCAGCTTCGTCAACCTGAAGGCTCTGagggagctgcgtctggatggaAACCTGCTGGCAGCCTTTCCCTGGGAGGGGCTTAGAGACATGCCtcgcctccagactctggggcTCCACAACAACCGTCTGTCCAGCCTTCCAGCACATGCTGCCCTCTTCCTCCCCAACATCACCTACCTGGATCTGTCCAGCAACAA GCTGACCATATTACCAGCTGAGCTCTTAGACCTCTGGTTTCCTCTTCCAGAACTACAGGAAGGACCAGTTCAAAGAAAGATCTTAG GTCTTCATGACAACCCATGGCTTTGTGACTGCCAGATATCAATGGTGACATCATTATCCATGTCCCTGGGGAGCCCGGTGGTTCTGATGGATCAGCTGCTAATGTGTAGCAGGTCTGTGGGTCTGTCCGGGTTGCTGCTGACACAGGCCGACCTCTCTCGCTGTATGAGGCCCTCTGTCCAGCCTGCAGCCACCAGGGTCACCTCTCCACTGGGCAGCAATGTGATTCTCCGATGTGATGCAAGTGGGTACCCAACACCAACCCTGACCTGGATTAAAACCTCGGCTTACACTG ATTGTTGTCAGCAAGACCTCCTGCAGAACTCTGAACAGCTTCCCAGGATTTTGGAGAGCT TTATGCAGGAATCTCCTCGAGTCGGTGTTCGCTGGTCGATAATCAGTCTAAATGGATTATCGTACAAGGATGCTGGGGAATATCGCTGTCAGGCACGAAACATGGCTGGAATATCCGAAGCTCCAATAAAACTCAAGGTTATGGGCATCACAAGACTGTCTCGTGTCCcaaagaagaaaacacaaaagactTTGTCCAAATCATCACCAAAATACAGAAAGCCTCCCCGAACTCCTGCCACCAAAAGCCTCAAAGAGAAGGAGAGCCAGAAAACTACAAACATTCCACCACTTTTTCAGAATAACGCCCAGGAAGTTTAA
- the fam241a gene encoding uncharacterized protein FAM241A gives MSTGPGPADGPSVEDQRSRSPAQTFHGEQHSVRVGPSRFRARPPVDAGLHHFREPAVQAPQVDDCEKMGTLFGMINKCLRRVGFTQVYFGDRTVEPVVVLVFWVLLWFLGFQALGLVGTLCIIIIYIQK, from the exons ATGTCGACGGGACCTGGGCCTGCAGACGGACCCTCTGTGGAGGACCAGAGGAGCCGGAGCCCGGCGCAGACCTTCCATGGAGAGCAGCACTCAGTCCGG GTGGGTCCCAGTCGGTTCCGAGCACGCCCTCCAGTCGACGCCGGACTGCACCATTTCCGTGAGCCGGCGGTCCAAGCTCCTCAGGTGGACGACTGCGAGAAGATGGGGACTCTGTTTGGAATGATCAACAAGTGTTTGCGGCGTGTGGGCTTCACCCAGGTGTACTTTGGAGACAGAACAGTGGAGCCGGTGGTGGTGCTGGTCTTCTGGGTGCTGCTCTGGTTCCTGGGTTTCCAGGCTTTGGGATTAGTGGGAACTCTGtgcatcatcatcatctacaTCCAGAAGTGA